AACCATCACTGCagttaattttagaacattttcatgacTATAAAAATAACCCTGCACTCATTAGCAGTCACTCATTTTCCTCCAAACCCCAGGCAAatcctaggcaaccactaatctactttctgtatcTATATAAATTTGCCTGTTCTGAACAGTTCTTCTACATGGCATAAAATATGTAGCCTTTTGTGCCCAGTTTCTTTTATTTAGCAccgtgttttcaaggttcatgctTGTTGTAGCATGGGTCAGTACTTAATTTCTTCTTATCcctttgtatggatataccacattttatttatcctttcatcagttgatggacgttggggttgttttcactttggagCTGTTTGTGAATAATATtgctgtatatttatatacaagttTCTGTACATAACAAAACTTGTACATTTATGTATAAGTTTTGGGTGgacattgttttcatttctctagtgagaaaaagaaattctatacctaggaatggaattgctgtatTATATAGTAACTCTgggtttaaccttttgaggatcTGCCAGACTGTTTTTCAAAGCAGTGtgccatttaaaaaagaaaaaatctataCAAGGATATGAAGAATCTTTGGAGTTCAAATAGATGAGAACATAGATattctttcttttggaaaaacaTCCTTTAAAGTTTTATAGGCTTATGTTCCATGTCTGCATATCTTATTTGCTGTATCTCGTTGCTCTAATAGATAACTGCATCATTTTCCATATTTGGTTTCCCATTAGACATCTGTTTAAAATTTTAGCTCCTGATGGACATAAATAGATATCAACTTATAaagtaaaatcatttattttcctttccctatacagcagcagcagcaacatcagccCTTAATCTTGGTTGTGAACTCTAAGTGGTTAGAGCAGTAGAAATACTAGGGGAGCACAGTGGTGCTGtggttgtggttttctttttgagATTGTGTGTATCGATGTTGTGATAAGGGCCTAAGCACATATTATGCAGAACTGGCTGGgcctctggaaaagggaaggtGATCTTACTGTACACGCTGTGTGTTGTAATCCCAAGAGTTCTGTCTAAACAAAGCATTTTAGGACTGGAAGGAATTCCAAGAAgttattttctatattcttatTTCTTGGTAGGACTGAacttaacctttaaaaaaagatagtgaACCTGTTTGCAGTGCAGCAACGGAGAGCCAGCCAGAGCACAGATGTGTGGACATGGTGTGGGGGtcgggggaggagagggtgggatgaaaggAGAGAGTAGCAAAGAAACACATACGTTACCATACACAAAATAGAtagatgggaatttgctgtatgattcagggaactcaaaccaggctTCTGGGGCAACCTAGAGGGTTAgggtagggtgggaggtgggagggaagttcaagagggaggggacatatgtatacctgtggctgagtcatgttgatatatggcagaaacaacACGatgttataaagcaattatccttcaattaaaaataaatgaatttataaaatgagataGTGGTCATGCTTTCTTttctaactatatatatatgctgaCTGTCacaagtgctcagtcatgtccgactctttgcaaccccatagactgtagcccaccaggctcctctgtccatgggacttttttccaggcaagaatactggagtgggttggcatttccttcttcaggggatcttcctgaactagggattgaacctgggtctcttgcatctcctgcattggcaggcaggcagattctttaccactatctaTATATACGGGTGattctaaaatattaattgaaaatttttatgtttaaagtaattttaaatttctctttagaAAAATCAACTTATcgcttcttggccttttggctaagatcaagtgtagtacaGTAAActacatttttaacttttcaaaaaaaaaaaaagaaaaatcaactttAAGAGAGATGGTGTGGTGACTTTATGCTCTGCTGTGCATATCACAATCCTTATCTGAAACCTTTGAGGCTAAATTTAGTTTAGAATTCAGGTTTTGAGGGCTTTCCAAAAGGTTATtccatgtattttattatatgggCAGTTAGTCTGGGATGTTACCCTACAAAACTACACATTCATATTTCTTAAAGAATCAGATAAATGTTCATTCTGAGGAAGGTAAATGATGACTATAAATAGCCTCTCTTTTGGGGTTATTTTATCATTAGATGAGCTTGtagcaaactttaaaaataccCTTTTAAGTTTTAGCATTTTTTGAAGTTGTTGGTAAGGAAGTTAAGGGATATTGAGCCTCTGTCAGCTCTGTTCCAAGCCCAGGAGGagagtagattaaaaaaagagaaaagaaaaacaaggaagacATTGCCAGGCCTAGAGGGAAACTGCATCTTATCTTCATGGACCAAAAATGGAATAGCAGCTTAAATAGAGGCCATAGGCCTCCTAGGTTCTGGGTCCATAAGTAGGCAGTGGTGGGTGGAGATTTGGTCTAcacagtgaaaaaaagtgaaagtgttagtcactcagtcttgtgactctttgcgaccctatggactgtagcccaccaggctcctctgtccatgggattctctacgcaagaatactgaagtgggtaaccattcccttctccaggtgatctctACACAATAAAGGGAACTAAATGGAAGCCTGGAACCCTTTTCAGTACttgaagcctggagtgcttcaaGTGGTGCTGGAATGGACTCCCCAGTTCATGAAAGGAGGCTGTTAGGTTTTGTGCTCTAAGTGGGATGATTGTGCATAAAAGAAGTCTGTTAAGCCAGTAGCACCTCCCTCGAGAAGCAATGGTTTAGGCAAAAGATACGGATCTGAATTAACACAATAGCAATCAACATGAAATAGTTGGGGTTGATAGAAGAAACTTTATCAGGGAGAGTTACGGAAGATGACTCGAAGGTTTCTTGCTTAAGTGGTACAGTTGGTGGTATTGCCTGAGATAGGGCAGAGAAGGAACAAGATTTGTGAAATAGATGTTGGTCAGTTTTGGAGATGCTGAACTTGAGAGACTAGTGTCAATAGTGGGGAAATGTATTTTGGGGTCATGAGCTCAGAGCAAAAGAGTAGAGTTAGAAATGTGGAgttaaacatcagttcagttcagtcactcagttgtatccgactctttgtgaccccatgaattgcaacatgccaggcctccttgtccatcaccaactcccggagttcacccaaactcatgtccatcgagtcggtgatgccatccagccatctcatcctctgtcgtccccttctcctcctgcccccaatccctcccagcatcagagtcttttccaatgagtcaactcttctcatgaggtggccaaagtattggagtttcagctttagtgtcagtccttccagtgaacacccaggactgatttcctttagaatggactggttggatctccttgcagtccaagggactctcaagagtcttctctaacaccacagttcaaaagcatcaattcttcatcgctcagctttcttgacagtccaactctcacatccatacatgaccactggaaaaaccatagacttgactagacagacctttattggcaaagtaatgtctctgcttttcaatatgctatctaggttggtcataactttccttccaaggagtgagcgtcttttaatttcgtggctgcagtcaccatctgcagtgattttggagcccccaaaaataaagtctgacactgtttccactgcttccccatctatttgccgtaaagtgatgggaccagatgccatgatcttcattttctgaatgttgagctttaagccaacgttttcactctcctctttcacctttatcaagaggctttttagttcctcttcactttctgccataaggatggtgtcatctgcatatctgagattattgatatttctcccggcaatcgtgattccagcttgtgcttcttccagcccagcgtttctcatgatgtactctgcatataagttaaataagtagggtgacaatatacagccctgatgtactccttttcctatttggaaccagtctgttgttccatgtccagttctaactgttgcttcctgacctgcatataggtttctcaagaggcaggtcaggtggtctggtattcccatctctttcagaattttccacagtttattgtgatccacgcagtcaaaggctttggcatagtcaataaagcagaaatagatgtttttctggaactctcttgctttttgatgatccagcggatgttggcaatttgatctctggttcctctgccttttctaaaaccagcttgaacatctggaagttcatagttcacgtattgctgaagcctggcttggagaattttgagcatgactttactagcgtgtgagataagtgcagttgtgcagtactttgagcattcttcggcattgcctttctttgggattggaatgaaaactgaccttttccagtcctgtggccactgctgagttttccaaatttgctggcatactgagtacagcactttcacagcatcatctttcaggatttgaaataactcaactggaattccatcacctccactagctttgtttgtagtgatgctttctaaggcccacttgacttcacattccagggtgtctggctctaggtgagtgatcacaccatcgtgattatctgggtcgtgaagctcttttttgtacagttcttctttgtattcttaccacctcttcttaatatcttctgcttctgttaggtccatatcatttctgtcctttatcgagcccatctttggatgaaatgttccctgggtatctctaattttcttgaagagatctctagtctttcccattctgttgttttcctctatttcttttcattgatcgctgaggaaggctttcttatctctccttgctattctttggaactctgcattcagatgcttatatctttccttttctcctttgcttttcacttctcttcttttcacagctatttgtaaggcctccccagacagccattttgcttttttgcatttcttttccatggggatggtcttgatccctgtctcctgtacagtgtcatgaacctcagtccatagttcatcaggcactcttatctatcagatctagtcccttaactctatttctcacttccactgtataatcataagggatttgatttaggtcatacctgaatggtgtagtggttttccctactttcttcaatttaagtctgaatttggcaataaggagttaaatATAGTAGTAGTTAAAATGaagatgtgtgtgttagtcgctcagtcatgtctgactctttgcgaccctacggactatagctcaccaggcttctctgtccatgggattctccatgcaagaatactggagtgggttgccattcccttctccagaggatagaGGATGAAATTTTCTCAGCAGAGCATGAAGGATGGGCAGAGAGCTAAGGATGGAATGTCAGGAACCACCATCATGTTTAGAGGTAGAGATGCTAGACAGAGAAGGAACAGTCAGAGGTCTGGTAAGAGCCCAGAGAGATGGGTTTCATGGGGACCAGAGGAAGAGACAGTAGGAAGTGATCATTACTGCCACATTCTTTGATTTGTCCTTTTCAGTGTTGGGGGGCGCGGGGTCCTTGTTTCACTCTGCCTCAGGAATTTCACTGGGCCATCACTCCTTGATCTACCCCAATTAGACTAGCATCCTCACAGTTCCAAGGACTATGGCATAGAGATTTCAGGGTTgaggaatgattaaaaaaaaaaaagattcagtaaACTTCAGTAGTGTTAAAAGGTGGTAGGAAAGGGGCCAGTGGAGGGAGTTTGCAATAGAGTAAAGGGGAATGGATGACGGGACAAGGCCCCAGTCCTTAAGGGGAGACAGTGGGAAGCCAGCCTTGCAGAGAAAAACAACTCCCGTCCTTCTGCAAATGAGGGGAGTGTGGGTGTAGGCTAGGTGTGCTGCTACAAGATTACTTTAGAATAGCTCGATATTTAGAATAATCATCTTTGATGTATTCCTGGGGGAAAATCTTGCTGGCTTGAATGCTCTTAAGGAATAACTGTATCTGACAGATGCATAACATTCTGTTGGAACATTAAAATTGTAATAACTTATACCTAGGTTTGAGGCATGTTttcagacttttttaaaaaagaaagtgcagcagcagcaggggactaACAGAGCTTCTTGGCTGTCTCAGGAGCTCTGCGCTAACCAACGTCGAGGGGCGTGAGGTGTATTCATGGGAGAAGGGGAGTGATGGTTTCCCAAGACTACTCTTATGACCTGTGTGTGAATCTGGAGGTTACCACTTCACATTTGTAACATCAgagcccattcattcatttaacaaaggTTTTTTTGTGTGACCTCCTGTACCAGGTACTGCTAAGGTCCCTGGAGATGAGTCAATAAAGCAAAGGTGTCTGGGGAACATGGGGCAGGCAGTAAACATTAAGATGATTATGTTATGTCTTATGTTGAAAAGTAATCATTGCTATGGGAAATAAAAATTGAGTGCAGTAAGAGTGGTTGGTGGAGTGCCAGGGGCGGAGATTATGGTGAGATATCTCGGGAGATgtctggagggcatcactgactcaatgtacatgagtttgagcaaactctgggagatggtgaaggacaggaaacctggattgctgccagtccacggggtcgcaaggagtcagacaaaactgagcaactgaacaacatttggGAAGAGGACGAACAGCTAGAACAAAGGCCCCGAGGTGGAAGTAGCCCTGACGTGTGGGGAACAGCAGGTAGCTGATGTGGGTGGATCGGAGTAAGCAAAGGGAAGAGAGCCACAGGAGAtgaaggcagggagggaagaTGAGGGTCTGGTTTTGGATGTGTTGAGTGTAAGGTGCCTGATGGAAATCCGAGTGGAAATGTTGGCGTTTGTGGTTCTAGAATTTGGGAGGAGAGCAGAGCTAGAAATATACTATTGAGAGAGAAGGATTGGTATGTCGATGGTATTTGAAGCCAGGAGACTGGATGAAATTGCTGAGAAAGTGAATGCAGATAGGACTGAACCTGGAGGTGCCAAGATGTTAGGAAGTGAAATGGTTGGGAAGGAACCAGTAAGAGAGGTAAAGAGTGCCAGTGGAAGTCAGGTGAGACAGTGTATCAGAGAGGACGAGGGACAGAGGAACTGTGTCAGATGCTACTGATCAGTTAAGATGAGGACCAGGAATCCACATTGCATTTAGCCAAGGAGACCACATGGGTCACACTGAAGATAGGTTAAGGTGGAGTGGTGAGGGCCAAAGCCAAGTTGCAGTGGGCTGGGGAGAGAACAGGAGGAGAGGAATTGGAGGCAGTGAGGGTTGTAAAGACATAGGATCCTAGCTGGCACACGAAGGTGTTAGAGGAGAGAAATATCTGTGTTTCTGTGCTGGTTGAGTGATCAGGCAGAAAGAAGGGAACAGGGAGAACTGCTGGAGCAACATCCatatgctttttctctctccttccccatcaTGTCATGATCTGGTTagttttgcttgtgtgtgtgctaagttgcttcagttgtgtttgactctttggaaccccacagactatagcccaccaggctcctctgtccatgggattctccaggcaagaatactggggtgggttgccattccctcctcctcgggatcttcctgacccagggatcaaaccagaatcTGGTGTGGCGCCTgcgctgcaggtggattctttacctctgagccaccaaggaaagccttggaagaaaatttaagttAGTTCGAGTTTCAGCAGGATGACTGTAGATCTTTTTTACTTCCCCTTGGGTTCCCTTGTCTTCCCCTGGTAGGCCAGGAGGAATGTAAAGTTGTAGTCATGTTGTGAAACCCATGTAAATTGAGTGTTTGATAGCCAGAGCTTTAAAAAGACATAAACCCCATAAGATTGCATTACATGTAAATTCTTGGTTCAATTATCAGTCTCCATTTCCAATCTGATAAAACAGGAACAgcctccttcctttttttaaaaaaataacttactaTCAGAACTTGaactaggacttctctggtggtccagtggttaagaattcgctttgcagtgcaggggacacaggttcagtccctggtctgggatgagcctgtgctctgcaacaagagaagtgaccacgatgagaaacctgtgcaccacaactagacagCAGGCCCAGctcgctgcaactcgagaaagcacccctcccccgcccccccgccaatACAGCAgtgaagatgcagcacagccaaaaacaaataattaataattaaagggaaaaaacccaACTTGGACTAGTTTTTGCTCTCCTTGTTTTTCTCATCCTATTATCTAGTAATAGTTATTTTGTAAGTAAGACACTACTAATAATAAGCATATAGTAAATGTTACCTCCTAACAGGGTTCTGGCACTTAGCACAGCAATAAAACCAGTGTATTGAAAAAATGGCATTAGTCTGCATATGGTTAATAGAATCCATGTGTCCCCTTTAGAATGTTTGGTTTGTGTGTTGAGTCACatgaaattatatgtaaaatgctCGACTCTAACCAGATAGTTGTCTCTAGAACCTTTGTGCCTTTCTCTTGTCTAAACCTTTCCATCCTCTTCCTCACCTTTGTGGGCTGCTCATTTCCTGCAGCTCCAACTTTTTGGTTCTTCAAATTTAATCTCTGGACCCAACGAGTGTGTTTTTATGCTGATTTTATCAGTGTGTATGTGAGGatagaaggggaaagagtagTTGAAATGTCCAGATTTTAAGATTCCTAATAGAGCAGACTCTTGGCATCTTCTCACCCAAAACACTCCACTAACTAGCATTAATATTTAGCACGTATTGCTGTAAAGAAATGTTCCTAGAGCATAGAAAATGTGTATATTGCAATAATTTTAATCTTGTGTGCCTGTACATACTCAAttctcttcagtcgtgttcaactctgcaaccccatggactgtagcccaccagcctcccctgtccataggatttatCCATGGCAAgtatactcaagtgggttgccatgccttcctctaggggatcttctccaccccgGAGCCTCCtgccattggcaggcagattctttgccactgagccacgtgggaaatCTTAAATGCCAATTTGTAAAGCTTTAATGAACCCCAACCAGAgcattttattcttcagttatATTAGATAAGAGCTTACTATAACCCCCAAGTATGTCCTGCCCTGTATTTTTCGCCTGTGCTCTGCTGTAGCTTTCTAATCCTTGAAACCACAGCTGTGTTTTCTAATATCAGTGGACTGCTTGGTCATTTTACTTGCTCTTGAGGTTTTAACCACAATGCTTGAGCAGTAGCTACACTTGTGCACTCATGCTAGAACATTTAGCAAGCAGATATTAGTAATAAtgaattctctttctcttcctaatTATGTAGCTCTGTAAGAAGCATCATTTTGGAATTAACAAACCAGAGAAGATTATACCATCTCCTGATGACTCAAAGTTTCTACTGAAGACCTTTACGCATATTAAATCCAATGTGTCTGCTCCtaataaaaagaaagtaagagTTTGACTGATATGGGCTTAGAATTCATCTTCGATTAGTTTTAAATGGAGGGGCGACTTTCCTGCTGGGAGACTTATTTTCAGACTACTCATCATCTTAAAGCACTGTCCCTGCATGTCCTTGggattatttttcacttttctcctagGGAGTTGTGTGGTATCCACATAATGTCTTGCATTTAATTCCTGCAGTAATAGTGGATACATTTCTTATAGGTTAAGGAAAGTAAAGAAAAGGAGAAGCTGGAGAGAAGATTACTCGAGGAGTTGCTGAAGATGTTCATGGACTCGGAATCCTTTTACTATAGCTTGACCTACGACCTGACCAATTCAGTGCAAAGGCAAAGCGCTGGGGAGGACCCCCGTCCCCTCTGGCAAAAGGTACACCTCACAGCTCAGAGCAGGGTTTGCCCCCAGAGCAATTTATGGACCTGTGTGGCCTCTGTGGGAAAACTGAAGCAACGTGTTTCTGACCTATTTGTTTTCTACCTTTTCCAGGTTGATGACCGATTTTTTTGGAATAAATACATGATACAAGACCTTACTGAGATTGGTGTGAGTAGTTGTTTCTGAAATATTCTAAGGTAGTTATAATTgttaagcaaatatttttaagttgtactaaaagaaatttgaaaactcaCATAATGTTTTACCCTGTAGAATGGGAATCATTTAGCTAGGGAAAACCAAGGTACTGTTTTAAGGCGATTCACAGTTCAGCTATATGGCCACAGACTTATCTTTTTAGCAGGTTCCCATAGGACATTCGTAATTTAAAGATATGGAACTAAATCCATAGAGTTCCTCTaaaagatattttgtttttacCCACTGGAAATGTTGAAGCCCAGTTTTCCTTTAATgagatagtgaagtgaagtcgctcagttatgtctaacactttgtgacctcatg
The window above is part of the Bos javanicus breed banteng chromosome 26, ARS-OSU_banteng_1.0, whole genome shotgun sequence genome. Proteins encoded here:
- the INPP5F gene encoding phosphatidylinositide phosphatase SAC2 isoform X3; this translates as MELFQAKDHYILQQGERALWCSRRDGGLQLRPATDLLLAWNPICLGLVEGVIGKIQLHSDLPWWLILIRQKALVGKLPGDHEVCKVTKIAVLSLSEMEPQDLELELCKKHHFGINKPEKIIPSPDDSKFLLKTFTHIKSNVSAPNKKKVKESKEKEKLERRLLEELLKMFMDSESFYYSLTYDLTNSVQRQSAGEDPRPLWQKVDDRFFWNKYMIQDLTEIGVSSCF